Proteins encoded within one genomic window of Platichthys flesus chromosome 17, fPlaFle2.1, whole genome shotgun sequence:
- the LOC133972082 gene encoding tapasin-like: MTDFSTIYKLCLLTVTCCLQASSSSSSRCPAVECWLVQDHVGRRGATTQEKSLLHISTDANSRDAASEQIPSDIDLDTVFFITDPAATLCHQSLSPPTRGSVQKAQCEISPFLHQPSTLQWVAPLTVSGSSPVYLQADWFSAALLGLNKQLVISSIMRAPTGTKDSNVILSVSSRTVSVQARLGEPVLLDCGFWVDPSSPLSGSGFAVEWRYQFRGKGRLVLAYDGKTDRVADTQEEGASLDFEGLHQKGNASLILQETKVRHSGTYICTVHLPYLQAQVLMELEIVEPPSLSIHPSPLPLAVPGQTLVVQCEASGFAPLSLELSWEFKGADGKSRPLDSASVTGHRQAWDGTYSQSARLELDTSSLGMGGELTCVAVHPGGTRRASTSLSVIGFSSPSIEDSMAMVGVALVLYGLIKFVSWTISSSGTDGADKVEKKEK; the protein is encoded by the exons aTGACCGACTTTTCTACCATTTATAAACTCTGCCTGCTCACTGTCACCTGCTGCCTCCAAG ccagcagcagcagcagcagcaggtgtccGGCGGTGGAGTGCTGGTTAGTCCAGGACCATGTGGGTCGTAGAGGAGCCACGACCCAGGAGAAGTCTCTGCTTCATATCAGCACAGACGCAAACAGCCGAGACGCAGCGTCAGAACAGATTCCCTCCGACATCGACCTGGACACAGTCTTCTTTATTACAG ACCCGGCTGCCACGCTCTGCCACCAGTCCCTCAGCCCCCCCACCAGAGGCTCGGTGCAGAAGGCCCAGTGTGAGATCAGCCCCTTCCTGCATCAGCCCTCCACTCTCCAATGGGTTGCTCCACTCACAGTCTCTGGCTCCAGCCCCGTGTACCTGCAAGCTGATTGGTTCTCGGCTGCGCTGCTGGGGCTCAACAAACAGCTGGTCATTTCCAGCATCATGCGGGCTCCCACGGGAACCAAAGACTCAAATG TGATCCTGAGTGTCAGCAGTAGAACCGTCTCAGTGCAGGCCCGGCTCGGGGAGCCAGTGCTGCTGGACTGTGGTTTCTGGGTCGATCCTTCCTCGCCTCTGTCCGGCTCGGGTTTCGCCGTCGAGTGGCGTTACCAGTTCAGAGGCAAAGGACGACTGGTTCTGGCTTACGACGGCAAGACAGACCGTGTGGCCGACACCCAGGAGGAAGGGGCCTCACTGGACTTTGAGGGTTTGCACCAGAAAGGAAATGCGTCCCTGATCCTGCAGGAGACCAAAGTGCGTCACTCCGGGACGTATATCTGCACCGTGCATCTGCCGTACCTCCAGGCTCAGGtgttgatggagctggagaTCGTGG AAcctccatccctctccatcCACCCCTCCCCTCTGCCCCTCGCTGTTCCCGGACAGACTCTGGTTGTTCAGTGTGAAGCGTCCGGCTTCGCCCCGCTCTCCCTGGAGCTGAGCTGGGAGTTCAAAGGTGCAGATGGGAAGTCCAGACCTCTGGATTCAGCCAGTGTAACGGGCCACAGGCAGGCGTGGGATGGCACCTACAGCCAGAGTGCCCGGCTGGAGCTGGACACCTCTAGCCTGGGCATGGGGGGGGAGCTCACCTGTGTGGCCGTCCACCCTGGAGGCACACGACGGGCCAGCACGTCCCTCAGTGTCATCG GATTCAGTTCTCCGTCTATCGAGGACTCGATGGCGATGGTTGGTGTGGCGCTCGTGCTCTACGGTCTCATCAAGTTCGTCTCCTGGACCATTTCCAGCTCAG GCACTGATGGTGCAGATAAAGTGGAAAAG AAAGAGAAGTAA